The Paraburkholderia megapolitana genomic sequence GTCGGGAAGATTGGCCTGCGGGCCCTCCTGGAAGCGCTGCGTCGGCGTGCAGCCCAGATGCGTGCACACCGCGACGACGACAAGAATGTTCTTGTGTTCGGCCCGTGAGCGGAATTCGTTGTTGCAGTACTCCGGCAGGGGCATCGAAAACGGATGATCTGTATGGGGATCGGCTAGTTCTTTATCGGCTTTCTGGACGTCGGCGAGCATTTCGTCGGTGCGATTCAGGATCCAGACGGGCTTGCCGCGCCACGCGACGGTGAGCATGTCGCCAGGCTTCAGGTTGCTGATATCGACTTCGACCGGTGCTCCGGCTGCTTTTGCTTTTTCAGATGGTGCAAACGAACTAACAAAGGGTACGACAGTGGCAACGCCTCCAATACCACCTGCTACGGTCGTCGCAATCAGCCAGGTACGACGGCTGTTGTCGACGCGCTCATCTTCCTTGTCTCGCATCACAAGCCCCACTTCTGAGTTGGATTTTTCCTTCACGTCTCTTCTACCGCCGCTAGTTTGCTCGAATGGAGTCAGCATTTACAAGGGCCGATTGCCAAAAACCGTGCGAAGTCGTTGATGCGTCAGGGTTTCCACCGACACATAACAAACTTTTTGTCGGCTCCTTTTAAGCGTTCCCTCCGTTTTCGAACCTTTTCGATCGGTAATCAAACCGGATTATCGATATCGATAAATAGATGCTCGACATCGAAAGTCTCGGAAATATGCGTACCGAGTGATTGAACACCGTAACGCTCGGTGGCGTGATGGCCGGCCGCGATAAACGCGACGCCGCTTTCCGCCGCCGTGTGCGCGACCGGTTCGGACACTTCGCCGGTCAGGTAGACGTCGGCGCCGGCGTCGATCGCCGCGTCGAAGTAACCCTGTGCGGCCCCGGTGCACCAACCGATGCGCCTTAGTTCGCGGTCGGGGTCGCCGAATACGAGCGGTGTGCGGCCGAGCGTCTGCTCGACCTCCGCGGTGAAGTGGGCAAGCGAGAGCGGCATCGGCAGCGTGCTCAACCAGCCGAGCTGGTTGTCGCCGAAGCGGATGTCGTCGGCAATCAGGCCGAGCCGGGCGCCCAGCTGCGCGTTGTTGCCGTACTCGCGGTGGTCGTCGAGCGGCAGGTGGTATGCGAACAGATTGAGGTCGTTGGCGAGCAGCAGCTTGAGCCGCCGGTACTTGCGTCCGGTGATCGGTGCCGCCTCGTTGCGCCAGAAATAGCCGTGATGGACCAGCACGGCGTCCGCGCCCCATTCGAGCGCCGCTTCGAGAAACGCCAGCGAAGCCGTGACGCCCGTTGCGAGCTTCTTGACCCGCCGGCGCCCTTCCACCTGTAGCCCATTGGGGCAATAGTCCTTGAACCGTGCCGTTTCCAGAACGTTGTTCAAGTACAATTCGAGTTCGATCCGATCCATATAAACCTCTAATTTCAGATGCTTAGACGCTTCTGGCTGTTCTTCGCCCAAGCGGTGACCGTGCTTCTGGCGCTGATGTTCATCGTTGCGACCCTCAAGCCGCAATGGCTGCAGCGGCAAGGCCAGTTCGGCAAGCAGCTCGCCGAACCGATCGTCGCACTGCGGGAAGTGGCGCCAGGCATCGGCGGCGGTCCTGCGCAGGCGTCGTATGCAGACGCGGCGCATAAGGCCATGCCCGCGGTCGTCAACGTGTTTTCCAGCAAGGACGGATCGCTGCCGCCCGACCCGCGGGCGAAAGATCCGCTGTTTCGCTACTTCTTCGGCGACAAGAACAACAACCGCAAGCAACAGGATCAGCCCGCGGCGAATCTTGGCTCGGGTGTCATCGTGAGTTCGGAAGGTTACATTCTAACGAACCAGCACGTCGTGGACGGCGCAGACCAGATCGAAATCGCGCTGTCGGACGGCCGCACGACCAACGCGAAAGTGATCGGCGTCGATCCCGAAACCGATCTGGCTGTGCTGAAGATCAACATGACGAATCTGCCCGCCATCACGCTCGGGCGGATGGACCAGACCCGCGTCGGCGACGTCGTGCTCGCGATCGGCAATCCGTTCGGCGTCGGGCAGACGGTGACGATGGGTATCGTCAGCGCGCTCGGCCGCAATCACCTCGGCATCAATACGTTCGAGAACTTCATCCAGACCGATGCGGCGATCAACCCGGGCAATTCGGGCGGCGCGCTGGTCGATGTGAACGGCAATCTGCTCGGCATCAATACCGCGATCTATTCGCGCTCGGGCGGCTCGCTCGGGATCGGCTTCGCGATTCCGGTGTCGACGGCGCGCACCGTGCTGGAGAGCATCATCACGACGGGCTCGGTTACGCGTGGCTGGATTGGCGTCGAGCCGCAGGACGTGACGCCGGAAATCGCCGAATCGTTCGGGCTCGAGCAGAAGTCGGGGGCGATCGTCGCGGGTGTGCTGAAGGGCGGACCGGCCGACAAGGCGGGGATCAAGCCTGGCGACATCCTGATGAGCGTGAACGGCCAGGACATCACCGACACGACGAGTCTGCTGAATGTGATCGCCCAGATCAAGCCGGGCGCCGATGCGAAAGTCCATGTGGTGCGCAAGAATCGCGAGCAGGACCTGAATGTGACGATCGGCAAGCGGCCACCGCCGCCGAAGCAGGCCACCGACGACAACAGCAACGATAACGACGACGACGGCGGCTAAGCGGCAGCGCCGTGCGCAATGCATGCGGTGCGTATGATCCGCGCACCAAACAAAAAGGGCAGCTCACATAGCTGCCCTTTCTCGTTCAGTGGATACCGTTCAGCTCTCGCTCTTCGGTTCCTCGTCCGGCGATACCGGCTCCGGCCTCTTGACGAAGAGCCGCGCCGCGATGATCCCTGCCTCGTAGAGCACGATCAGCGGCACCGCGAGAATCAGCTGAGAGAACACGTCGGGCGGAGTAACCACCGCCGACACGACGAACGCCCCGACGATCACATACGGCCGGATCTCCTTGAGCTTCTTCACCGTCAGAATGCCCATGCGCACGAGCAGCACGACGACGATCGGCACCTCGAACGTGACGCCGAACGCGACGAACATCGTCAGGACGAAGCTCAGGTAATTGTCGATGTCGGTGTTCATTTCCGCGCCGAGCGGCGCGTTGTAGTGCGCCATCACGTGGAAGATGGTCGGGAACACCACGAAGTACGCGAACGCCATGCCGCACAGGAACAGCGTATAGCTGCTGGCGACGAGCGGCATGACCAGTTTCTTTTCGTGCTGGTACAGCCCCGGCGCGACGAACGCCCAGATCTGGTACAGCACGACCGGCAGCGCGATCACCAGGGCCACCAGCATGGTCACCTTCATCGGCACGAAGAACGAACCGGTGACGTCGGTAACGATCATCTTGCCGTTGGCCGGCAGGTTCATCATCAGCGGCCGCGCGAGCAGCCTGAAGATGTCCGGCGCCCAGTAAACCAGCCCGAGGAATACGACGATGACCGAAATGCCGGCGCGGATGATACGGTCGCGCAGTTCGACGAGATGCGAGATGAAGGTCTCTTCGTTGCCTTCAGTCTGGGTTTGTTGCGGGTCGCTCACAACGGCCCTCGGTAGGAGATGGGGGAGGCGCGGGACATCAGAAGAAGCGGGTCGGACGACGCAGGCTCACCGGCGTGTGGCGCGCCACGCGTGCCGCCCCTGATTGCACGCGGGTGCGGCGTAACGTCGCACGCTTGTACCAGGTCGGTGCCGCGGTCTGCTTGACGCGCCAGTTCTTGCGTTTTGGCGGCGCTGCAAAGCTGCTGCGCCACGACACGCCGCCGTCCGAGAAACCCGAATCGCTCGACGTGCTCGCCATATCAGGCGACACCGAGGTGCCCGCGCTCCATGCATCGTTGAGTTCGGTTTCGGTCTTGCGCAGGTTGTCGTGCACGGTGTTGCTGACGTTCTGTGCCGCCGATTCGAACTCGGTCTTCATGCGGCGCAGTTCGTCGAGTTCGATCTCGCGCGTGACTTCCGCCTTGACGTCGTTGATATAGCGTTGCGCGCGCCCGAACAGCGCGCCCGCGGTGCGTGCGACGCGCGGCAGGCGCTCGGGCCCGAGCACAACCAGTGCGACGACGCCGATCAGCGCCATCTTGGTAAGACCGAGATCGAGCATGAAGCGTGATATCCGTCAGTGCGCGAGTGGCCGCGGCTTAGCGGGAGTCGCCGGCATTTGGCGCTTTTTCTTTTGCATCGACATCGACGGTGCCGCTACGCGGCAGTTCGCGCTGCGTTGCGTCAGCCGTTTCGCTTTCCTTCATACCTTCCTTGAAGCCCTTCACCGCTCCACCCAGATCGGTGCCGATGTTACGCAGCTTCTTCGTGCCGAACACGAGCGCGACGATCAGCAGAACGATCAACCAGTGCCAAATACTCAACGAACCCATGAAAACTCTCCTTAACCCCGCTGTTGCGTATCGACGCAACGGAACACGGTGTGCCTTGCGGCCTGTTGCGAAGCCGAGGCTTCGTCCTTCTGTTACTGCCCGACCCGGGCGGCGCGCCATTATCGCGTGCGATCGCGTCGGCGGCGTTACAGAGATACAAAAATCTCCGGTCGTACCTGCGCAGCCCGAAAACCGTACTGGATGCGAAAAACCGGCGATTTATGCCGATCTAGCGCGCTTTTACCCCATCCGCTGCCACGGACGCGGCCCCGCGATCAGATGCGCATGCAGGTGATACACCTCCTGCCCGCCGCCGGGACCCGTATTGATCACCGTACGAAAACCGGTTTCTCCGCCCGTATAGGCTACGCCGAGCTGCTTCGCGAGCCGCGCGACCAGAATCATCATTTTACCAAGCAGCGGCGCATCGCTTTCGGAGCAGTCCGACAGCGTGGCGATGTGCTTGCGCGGGATCACCAGCACATGCGTTTCGGCGGCAGGATGGATGTCTTTGAACGCGACGAACTCGTCGTCTTCGTGCACGCGGGTCGACGGAATATCGCCGGCGGCGATCTTGCAGAAAAGGCAGTTCGGATCGTGGCTCATGGTTTTCCTGGTACGCGGGCGCGTGCGACTTCAAACGCAACGTTAGAAGAAGCTACGCGGATTCTGCAGCGGCTTGTTGTCGTACAGATACAGCCAGCCTTTGATGATACGGTACAACGTCCAGATTCCGACAGCCCAGAGCACCGGAATGCCGATCACCACGAAAAGCAGCACCCCGCCGATCACATAGCCAAGCAGGCAGAACCAGAACGTGCGGATCTGCCACGTGAAATGCGCTTCGTACGGTGTGCCATCCGCATCCTGCCGCTTCAGGTAGTTGATGATGATGGCAATGAGCACCGACACGCCACCGGTCAGGAAGTGCACCGCGTACAGCCCGTACAGGACGTGCGTCAGCGTACGCAGCCTGCGCTCCTGCTCGGCATCGAGTTCAGCGAGGTAAGACGGAGGCGGATAACCACCCTGCGACTGTTCCATGCTTGCGTCCTCCTTCAGGTATATCCATCGGCAAAGCAAGCTAGCTGCACGATGCGCTCAGTCGCCGCTCTCTTCGCGCTCACGACTCTTGCGCAGCGCCTTTTCCTCGATGCCCGACGTACCTTCGCGCCGTTCGAGTTCCGCGAGCACGTCGGCGGGGCTCAGATCGAAGTGCGACAGCATCACGAGACAATGAAACCACAGGTCGGCCACCTCACCGACCAGCGCAGTCGGCGCGCCGCCCTGGCGCACGTCCTTCGCGGCGAGCACGACTTCGGTCGCCTCTTCGCCGATCTTCTTCAGCACCGCATCGTCGCCCTTGTGAAACAGGCGCGCCACGTACGAAGCATCCGGGTCGCCGCCCTTGCGGCCATCGATCACCGCCGCGAGGCGCAGCAGCGTGTCGTTCGTCGATTGCGAGATTTGCGTCATTTGTAGATGTGCTCGGGGTCTTTCAATACGGGCTCGACGGTTGCCCAGTCGCCGTCGTCGACGGTGCCTTCGAATTTCTGGAAGAAGCAGGAGTGGCGGCCGGTATGACAGGCGATGCCCGACACCTGCTCGACCTTCAGCAGCACCACGTCTTCGTCGCAATCGAGCCGCACTTCATGCACGTGCTGCACGTGGCCCGACTCTTCGCCCTTGAACCACAACCGCTGACGCGAGCGCGAGAAGTACACCGCGCGGCCGGTTTCGATGGTCTTGGCGAGCGCTTCGCGGTTCATCCACGCGAACATCAGCACGTCGTTGCTCGAGGCTTCCTGCGCGATCACCGGCACGAGGCCGTTCGCGTCCCACTTCACCTTGTCGAGCCAGTTGCCTGAAGAGTTCGTCACGTTACAGCCTCACGGAAATGCCCTGCCCGGCCATGAAGCGCTTTGCTTCACCGACCGTGTGTTCGCCATAGTGGAAGATGCTCGCGGCCAGCACCGCATCGGCATGTCCGTCCTTGATGCCGTCGGCGAGATGCTGCAGCGAGCCGACGCCGCCCGACGCGATCACCGATACCGGCACCGCGTCCGACACCGCGCGCGTAAGCGCGAGATCGAAGCCGCTTTTGGTGCCGTCGCGATCCATGCTGGTGAGCAGGATTTCGCCTGCGCCGAGTTCGGCCATCTTGCGCGCCCACTCGACGACTTCGAGGCCGGTCGCCTTGCGGCCGCCGTGCGTGAAGACTTCCCAGCGCGGCGGTTCGTTATCGGCGGACACGCGCTTCGCATCGATCGCGACGACGATGCATTGCGAGCCGTATTTGTCGGTGGCATCGCGCACGAGCTGCGGATTCGCCACCGCCGACGAGTTCATGCTGATCTTGTCCGCGCCCGCGTTCAGCAGACGCCGCACGTCTTCGACCACGCGCACACCGCCGCCAACCGTCAACGGAATGAACACCTGCGATGCGACCGCTTCGATGATCGGCAGGATCAGGTCGCGCTGGTCGGAGGTGGCGGTGATGTCGAGGAAGGTGAGTTCGTCGGCGCCCTGTTCGTCGTAGCGCCGCGCGATTTCGACCGGGTCGCCCGCATCGCGCAGTTCGACGAAGTTGACGCCCTTCACCACGCGGCCGGCCGTGACGTCGAGACAGGGGATGATGCGTTTAGCTAGAGCCATGATCTTGCCAATGCTTGCGTGTGTCGCAGGTAAATCGCAGGTAAGGCCGCCTGCTTCGGGCGGTGCGGGCGAACCGCTGCGGTGCCACTGCGGCGATAAGTCGCTGCGGCGCCGCAGGTTGCATGCGCGGTCGGTGCCGTGTGCAGCAGCGGGCCCGCGCAGTCGACGCCCAGGCGTCGTGCTTACGCGTCGTCAGACTCGCGCAGACGATCAGCAAGCGCCTGCGCGGCAGCGAAATCGAGATCGCCCGAATAGATCGCGCGACCGCAGATCACGCCTTCGATCCCTTCGTCCTCGACTTCGCAGAGCGATTCGATATCGGTCAGATTCGATAGGCCGCCGCTCGCAATGACCGGAATTTTTACCGCACGCGCAAGGCGCACCGTCGCATCGATGTTGATGCCCTGAAGCATGCCGTCGCGGCCGATGTCCGTGTAAATGATCGACTCGCAGCCGTAATCCTCGAACTTGCGCGCGAGATCGGCGACTTCGTGGCCGGTGAGCTTGCTCCAGCCGTCGGTGGCGACCTTGCCGTCCTTCGCATCGAGACCGACGATGATATGGCCGCCAAACGCCGTACAGGCCTCCTGCAGGAAGCCCGGGTTCTTCACCGCCGCCGTGCCGATGATGATGTACGACAGGCCGTCGTCCAGGTAACGCTCGATCGTATCGAGGTCGCGGATGCCGCCGCCCAGCTGCACCGGAATCTCGTTGCCGACTTCCTGAATGATCGCGCGAATCGCGTCCTCGTTCTTAGGCTTGCCGGCGAACGCGCCGTTGAGGTCGACGAGATGCAGGCGCCGTGCGCCGCGCTCGACCCAGTGTCGGGCCATCGCCGCCGGTTCCTCGGAGAAAATCGTCGCCTGGTCCATATCGCCCTGTTTAAGGCGTACACACTGACCGTCTTTGAGGTCGATGGCGGGGATCAGCAGCATAGCAATCGGGTGGTGTCTGGGAAGAGGGTTGGATGTTGGCCGGCGCGATGAACGCAAAACCTGCAGGCGCGCCGTTCCGCTAGTTTAGTACAACTCTTTCGGCGCCCTTGCTGGGGCGGCTTGAACGCACCGGCACCGGAGCGGCACGATCGGTGCCGGACAGGCCGCGGCGCAGCGGACGAAAGGCGCTCATGGGTTCCAGTGCACGAAGTTGCGGTACACGCGCAACCCCGCGTCGGCGCTCTTTTCCGGGTGAAACTGGGTGGCAAAAATGTTATCCCGCGCGACCGCCGAGGTAAAGGGCGCGCCGTACACGGTTTCGCCCGACGTATGCGCGGCATTGTCAGGCACGACGTAGTAGCTGTGCACGAAATAAAAAAAGCTGCCGTCCGCGACGCCGTCCCACAATGCATGCGGCTGCGCCTGGCGGACGCGGTTCCAGCCCATCTGCGGCACTTTGAAGCGGGAGCCGTCGTCCTGCACCTGGTTCGCCAGATCGAAGCGCACCACCTTGCCGGGCAAGAGACCAAGTCCGCGCGTGTCGCCTTCGGCGCTCCAGTCGAACAGCATCTGCTCGCCGACGCACACGCCGAGCAGCGGCTTGCTGCGCGCGGCTTCGAGCACTGCTTCCTGCAGCCCGGACTCGCCCAGACACCGCATGCAGTCGGGCATCGCGCCCTGTCCCGGCAGCACGACCCGGTCGGCGGCGCGAATCGCTTCGGGCCGGTCGACGATCGCCACGTCGGCTTCGGGGGCGGCTTTCCTCAGCGCCTGCGCGACCGAGCGCAGGTTGCCCATGCCGTAATCCACAATCGCAATCGAAGTTTTCATCTCAAGTTAGGCAGCAACGCCTTCAATCCGTCGACGATGAACTCCACCGCCAGCGCCGACAACATCAAACCCATGAGCCGCGTGCCGATATTGATCCCGGTCTGGCCCACCCAGCGGGCGATCGGTTCGGCAAGCCGCAGCGACAAAAAGCAGATCGCCGCGAGCACCGCGCCGATCGCGATCAGACTGATCCGGTCGTACCAGTGCGCCGAGCCGGCCGCATACACGATGACCGTACTGATCGCGCCAGGGCCGGTCAGCAAGGGAATCGCGAGCGGCACCACCGCGACGCTGTTCTTCTGCTCGGCCTCGTCGCGTTCTTCCGGCGTGGAGCGCGAATTGCCGATCTGCGCATTCAGCATGTTGATCGCCATCAGCAGCATGATGATGCCGCCGCCCACTTCGAGCGAGCCGACCGAAATGCCGAAGAAGCTGATGATCTGCTGTCCGAGCAGCGTCGTCACGGCGATCACGCAGAACACCGAGATCGCCGCGATGCGAATGGTGTGCTTGCGCTCGCCCTCCGACTGGTGGGACGTAAGGCTCAGAAAGAACGGTATCGCGCCGACCGGATTGATCAGCGCGAGCAGTGAAATAAACGACTTGAGGGTATCCATCGCACGCCAGCCGCGCTGCTGCGCTGCCGGTCCGCTTCGTCAGGGTTCGGGGGCCTAGAGGCTGCCCTTGGTCGACGGAATCTGCCCCGCCGCGCGCTCGTCGAGTTCGGCTGCCATCCGGAGGGCCCGGCCGAACGCCTTGAACACCGTTTCCATCTGGTGATGGGCATTCAGACCGCGCAGGTTGTCGATATGCAGCGTCACGCCCGCATGATTGACGAAACCGCGGAAAAATTCGATGGAGAGGTCAACGTCGAACGTGCCGATGCGCGCGCGTGTGAACGGCACATGGAATTCGAGGCCGGGGCGGCCCGAGAAATCGATCACGACACGCGACAGCGCTTCGTCGAGCGGCACGTACGCGTGACCGTAGCGGCGA encodes the following:
- the hisH gene encoding imidazole glycerol phosphate synthase subunit HisH; the encoded protein is MKTSIAIVDYGMGNLRSVAQALRKAAPEADVAIVDRPEAIRAADRVVLPGQGAMPDCMRCLGESGLQEAVLEAARSKPLLGVCVGEQMLFDWSAEGDTRGLGLLPGKVVRFDLANQVQDDGSRFKVPQMGWNRVRQAQPHALWDGVADGSFFYFVHSYYVVPDNAAHTSGETVYGAPFTSAVARDNIFATQFHPEKSADAGLRVYRNFVHWNP
- a CDS encoding Nif3-like dinuclear metal center hexameric protein translates to MDRIELELYLNNVLETARFKDYCPNGLQVEGRRRVKKLATGVTASLAFLEAALEWGADAVLVHHGYFWRNEAAPITGRKYRRLKLLLANDLNLFAYHLPLDDHREYGNNAQLGARLGLIADDIRFGDNQLGWLSTLPMPLSLAHFTAEVEQTLGRTPLVFGDPDRELRRIGWCTGAAQGYFDAAIDAGADVYLTGEVSEPVAHTAAESGVAFIAAGHHATERYGVQSLGTHISETFDVEHLFIDIDNPV
- a CDS encoding phosphoribosyl-ATP diphosphatase — translated: MSQSTNDTLLRLAAVIDGRKGGDPDASYVARLFHKGDDAVLKKIGEEATEVVLAAKDVRQGGAPTALVGEVADLWFHCLVMLSHFDLSPADVLAELERREGTSGIEEKALRKSREREESGD
- the tatA gene encoding Sec-independent protein translocase subunit TatA, coding for MGSLSIWHWLIVLLIVALVFGTKKLRNIGTDLGGAVKGFKEGMKESETADATQRELPRSGTVDVDAKEKAPNAGDSR
- a CDS encoding YchE family NAAT transporter: MDTLKSFISLLALINPVGAIPFFLSLTSHQSEGERKHTIRIAAISVFCVIAVTTLLGQQIISFFGISVGSLEVGGGIIMLLMAINMLNAQIGNSRSTPEERDEAEQKNSVAVVPLAIPLLTGPGAISTVIVYAAGSAHWYDRISLIAIGAVLAAICFLSLRLAEPIARWVGQTGINIGTRLMGLMLSALAVEFIVDGLKALLPNLR
- the hisF gene encoding imidazole glycerol phosphate synthase subunit HisF, coding for MALAKRIIPCLDVTAGRVVKGVNFVELRDAGDPVEIARRYDEQGADELTFLDITATSDQRDLILPIIEAVASQVFIPLTVGGGVRVVEDVRRLLNAGADKISMNSSAVANPQLVRDATDKYGSQCIVVAIDAKRVSADNEPPRWEVFTHGGRKATGLEVVEWARKMAELGAGEILLTSMDRDGTKSGFDLALTRAVSDAVPVSVIASGGVGSLQHLADGIKDGHADAVLAASIFHYGEHTVGEAKRFMAGQGISVRL
- a CDS encoding histidine triad nucleotide-binding protein, whose protein sequence is MSHDPNCLFCKIAAGDIPSTRVHEDDEFVAFKDIHPAAETHVLVIPRKHIATLSDCSESDAPLLGKMMILVARLAKQLGVAYTGGETGFRTVINTGPGGGQEVYHLHAHLIAGPRPWQRMG
- the hisI gene encoding phosphoribosyl-AMP cyclohydrolase codes for the protein MTNSSGNWLDKVKWDANGLVPVIAQEASSNDVLMFAWMNREALAKTIETGRAVYFSRSRQRLWFKGEESGHVQHVHEVRLDCDEDVVLLKVEQVSGIACHTGRHSCFFQKFEGTVDDGDWATVEPVLKDPEHIYK
- the hisA gene encoding 1-(5-phosphoribosyl)-5-[(5-phosphoribosylamino)methylideneamino]imidazole-4-carboxamide isomerase, which encodes MLLIPAIDLKDGQCVRLKQGDMDQATIFSEEPAAMARHWVERGARRLHLVDLNGAFAGKPKNEDAIRAIIQEVGNEIPVQLGGGIRDLDTIERYLDDGLSYIIIGTAAVKNPGFLQEACTAFGGHIIVGLDAKDGKVATDGWSKLTGHEVADLARKFEDYGCESIIYTDIGRDGMLQGINIDATVRLARAVKIPVIASGGLSNLTDIESLCEVEDEGIEGVICGRAIYSGDLDFAAAQALADRLRESDDA
- the petA gene encoding ubiquinol-cytochrome c reductase iron-sulfur subunit → MRDKEDERVDNSRRTWLIATTVAGGIGGVATVVPFVSSFAPSEKAKAAGAPVEVDISNLKPGDMLTVAWRGKPVWILNRTDEMLADVQKADKELADPHTDHPFSMPLPEYCNNEFRSRAEHKNILVVVAVCTHLGCTPTQRFQEGPQANLPDDWPGGFLCPCHGSTYDLDGRVFKNKPAPQNLDIPPYMFTSEHSVVIGRDEKGEA
- the tatB gene encoding Sec-independent protein translocase protein TatB, whose protein sequence is MLDLGLTKMALIGVVALVVLGPERLPRVARTAGALFGRAQRYINDVKAEVTREIELDELRRMKTEFESAAQNVSNTVHDNLRKTETELNDAWSAGTSVSPDMASTSSDSGFSDGGVSWRSSFAAPPKRKNWRVKQTAAPTWYKRATLRRTRVQSGAARVARHTPVSLRRPTRFF
- a CDS encoding DUF4870 family protein, whose amino-acid sequence is MEQSQGGYPPPSYLAELDAEQERRLRTLTHVLYGLYAVHFLTGGVSVLIAIIINYLKRQDADGTPYEAHFTWQIRTFWFCLLGYVIGGVLLFVVIGIPVLWAVGIWTLYRIIKGWLYLYDNKPLQNPRSFF
- the hisB gene encoding imidazoleglycerol-phosphate dehydratase HisB, encoding MRLAEVVRNTSETQIRVKIDLDGTGQQKLATGVPFLDHMLDQIARHGLIDLEVEAHGDLHIDDHHTVEDVGITLGQAVAKAIGDRKGIRRYGHAYVPLDEALSRVVIDFSGRPGLEFHVPFTRARIGTFDVDLSIEFFRGFVNHAGVTLHIDNLRGLNAHHQMETVFKAFGRALRMAAELDERAAGQIPSTKGSL
- the tatC gene encoding twin-arginine translocase subunit TatC, with the translated sequence MSDPQQTQTEGNEETFISHLVELRDRIIRAGISVIVVFLGLVYWAPDIFRLLARPLMMNLPANGKMIVTDVTGSFFVPMKVTMLVALVIALPVVLYQIWAFVAPGLYQHEKKLVMPLVASSYTLFLCGMAFAYFVVFPTIFHVMAHYNAPLGAEMNTDIDNYLSFVLTMFVAFGVTFEVPIVVVLLVRMGILTVKKLKEIRPYVIVGAFVVSAVVTPPDVFSQLILAVPLIVLYEAGIIAARLFVKRPEPVSPDEEPKSES
- a CDS encoding Do family serine endopeptidase — encoded protein: MLRRFWLFFAQAVTVLLALMFIVATLKPQWLQRQGQFGKQLAEPIVALREVAPGIGGGPAQASYADAAHKAMPAVVNVFSSKDGSLPPDPRAKDPLFRYFFGDKNNNRKQQDQPAANLGSGVIVSSEGYILTNQHVVDGADQIEIALSDGRTTNAKVIGVDPETDLAVLKINMTNLPAITLGRMDQTRVGDVVLAIGNPFGVGQTVTMGIVSALGRNHLGINTFENFIQTDAAINPGNSGGALVDVNGNLLGINTAIYSRSGGSLGIGFAIPVSTARTVLESIITTGSVTRGWIGVEPQDVTPEIAESFGLEQKSGAIVAGVLKGGPADKAGIKPGDILMSVNGQDITDTTSLLNVIAQIKPGADAKVHVVRKNREQDLNVTIGKRPPPPKQATDDNSNDNDDDGG